One region of Skermanella mucosa genomic DNA includes:
- a CDS encoding branched-chain amino acid ABC transporter permease, producing the protein MTGVAQLLVNGVALGAAYALVALGFVLVLNATSAVNFAQGDLVMAGGFLAVALAGLIPLPGILLLPLVAALMAALGLLVSLLAYLPLRHRPPVSVFISTIAVGIILQNGATLLFGPEPKAAPPLFGGGTLEIAGLLVPKQSLAVVAVAGLLILGQHWLFARTQLGRRLRATAQDPEMARACGIPVTVMVAATFALGAALAGAAGLLLSNQFFVTPTSGSGLILKAYIAVTIGGWGSVPGAVAGALLIAAFEVLVSATLSYSAATAALYLALLAILAVRPQGLFGEAARSRA; encoded by the coding sequence GTGACGGGTGTCGCTCAGCTTCTGGTCAACGGGGTGGCGCTGGGCGCCGCCTATGCGCTGGTCGCCCTGGGCTTCGTGCTGGTGCTGAACGCGACCTCGGCCGTCAACTTCGCCCAGGGCGACCTGGTGATGGCCGGCGGATTCCTGGCGGTGGCCCTGGCGGGCCTTATCCCCCTTCCCGGCATCCTGCTGCTGCCGCTGGTGGCGGCGCTGATGGCGGCGCTGGGGCTGCTGGTGTCGCTGCTGGCCTACCTGCCGCTTCGGCACCGCCCGCCGGTCAGCGTCTTCATCAGCACCATCGCGGTCGGTATCATCCTGCAGAACGGCGCCACCCTGCTGTTCGGGCCGGAGCCGAAGGCGGCGCCGCCGCTGTTCGGGGGCGGAACGCTGGAGATCGCCGGCCTGCTCGTGCCTAAGCAGTCGCTCGCGGTCGTGGCGGTGGCCGGCCTGCTGATCCTGGGCCAGCACTGGCTGTTCGCCCGCACCCAGCTGGGCCGGCGCCTGCGGGCGACCGCCCAGGACCCGGAGATGGCGCGGGCCTGCGGCATCCCCGTGACGGTCATGGTCGCCGCGACGTTCGCGCTGGGCGCCGCCCTGGCGGGCGCCGCCGGGCTGCTGCTGTCCAACCAGTTCTTCGTGACGCCGACCTCGGGCAGCGGGCTGATCCTGAAGGCCTACATCGCCGTGACCATCGGCGGCTGGGGATCGGTCCCGGGCGCCGTCGCCGGCGCGCTGCTGATCGCCGCGTTCGAGGTGCTGGTGTCCGCCACCCTGTCCTACTCGGCGGCGACGGCGGCGCTGTACCTGGCGCTGCTGGCGATCCTGGCGGTGCGTCCCCAGGGCCTGTTCGGCGAGGCGGCCCGCAGCCGTGCCTGA
- a CDS encoding ABC transporter substrate-binding protein, whose translation MPARKSTLFAAAFAAALSSAAGPATGPAAAADLDIPVLVPVTGFLALEGTSQRNGAVLAIRHAPEGLSVRSEVIDTGTSPEGAVTALVRAAGRGAPTAVAASMLGTQMLAMLPLADEYGIPLVTVSGTASITERGNPWVFRFFPGDGVTKTAHARYVAEELGKRRPAVIYQTTAYGQSGQAHLRDAFAKLGVEPVFEEGVDPGIRDMLPVLTKAMAADPDVLVLHLHSGPTALFVRQAAAMNPGVPIVAGSAMHQPSTAALLEPTELKGVCAETSASPVSGGSPEMERFTAEYRAAFGTEPDAFALGQYDGIRMVLDAAAKGADTPEAVRDALAKGTYGGLAMTYRSDGRGNMAHSAVIVCYDGTSRVPAVVKRYDVAP comes from the coding sequence ATGCCCGCCCGGAAGTCCACACTGTTCGCCGCCGCGTTCGCCGCCGCCCTGTCGTCCGCCGCCGGTCCCGCCACTGGGCCCGCCGCCGCGGCAGACCTGGATATTCCGGTGCTGGTGCCGGTCACCGGCTTCCTGGCGCTGGAGGGCACCAGCCAGCGCAACGGCGCCGTCCTGGCGATCCGCCACGCCCCCGAAGGACTCTCGGTGCGGTCGGAGGTGATCGATACCGGCACCTCCCCCGAAGGCGCGGTGACCGCGCTGGTCCGGGCGGCCGGGCGCGGCGCGCCGACCGCGGTCGCCGCCAGCATGCTGGGCACCCAGATGCTCGCCATGCTGCCGCTCGCCGACGAGTACGGCATTCCCCTGGTCACGGTGTCCGGCACGGCGTCGATCACGGAGCGCGGCAACCCTTGGGTCTTCCGCTTCTTCCCCGGCGACGGGGTCACCAAGACCGCCCATGCCCGCTACGTGGCGGAGGAGCTGGGCAAGCGCCGGCCGGCGGTGATCTATCAGACCACCGCCTATGGCCAGAGCGGCCAGGCGCACCTGCGCGACGCCTTCGCCAAGCTGGGCGTCGAGCCGGTGTTCGAGGAAGGCGTCGATCCCGGCATCCGCGACATGCTGCCGGTGCTGACCAAGGCCATGGCGGCCGACCCCGACGTGCTGGTCCTGCACCTGCATTCCGGCCCGACGGCGCTGTTCGTGCGGCAGGCGGCGGCCATGAACCCCGGCGTACCGATCGTCGCCGGCTCGGCGATGCACCAGCCCTCCACCGCGGCGCTGCTGGAGCCGACGGAGCTGAAGGGCGTCTGCGCCGAGACCTCGGCCTCTCCGGTGTCGGGCGGTTCGCCGGAGATGGAACGCTTCACCGCCGAGTACCGCGCGGCCTTCGGCACCGAGCCGGACGCCTTCGCGCTCGGCCAGTACGACGGCATCCGCATGGTGCTGGACGCGGCGGCCAAGGGGGCGGACACGCCGGAGGCCGTGCGCGACGCGCTGGCCAAGGGGACCTACGGCGGGCTCGCCATGACCTACCGCTCCGACGGCCGGGGCAACATGGCCCATTCCGCCGTCATCGTCTGCTACGACGGGACGTCGCGCGTTCCGGCGGTGGTCAAGCGCTACGACGTGGCGCCGTGA
- a CDS encoding methyl-accepting chemotaxis protein, which yields MNTRELSDARAQPDAAPSHGTSVELALWRIDGATQRSLRQLGPHVNADLDGILTDFYGFLKRFPETAELIAAEGMVTRLICAQQDHWHKLFVEGIDAGYVERVQRIGSAHHRVGLKPRFYLSAYSFILERLVRSVIERNRWSRHAAADQAATLIRTLLMEAELALSVYTHTTTEQHVTDELLDLADTFEQELDDAVQLVRRKAEAMERASTEVLGAARMVSEDGGHVAEASHEADVNAQTIAAATQELSASIAEISRQVDRSTGAAQDATIRSQAARDIANNLTDVSDRIGSIASLIEKIAKETRLLALNASIEAARAGEAGRGFSVVANEVKLLADQTNHATCNIRSEIQSMQKAIGDTVSAIADVAGRVELVNDTITAIASAVVEQDAVTQDIAQTVTQTADSVRRVHERIGSVATQAGLTTTVSTQLRNNTTELVEQVVNIEKRVISSLRNSRFAERRRAMRVTVDIKTECRIDGRTVPACVENISSGGAQVRLAAGTAAQGSLVSFDLPGIGEVAAKATTIEGEVLHVHFEDLDPAVQAALAEALDRWHRGDEALIQTVQAAARQISGLFDDTIDEGGISAAAMFSTAYQPIPGTDPQQYLTAYTDLCDRLLPPIQEAVLQKETRIDFCVAVDRNGYLPTHNLKYSQPQRPGEPAWNTANCRNRRLFDDFTGIAAARSRAPALVQTYRRDMGGGRFLLLKDVSAPILVHGRHWGALRLGCRPT from the coding sequence ATGAACACTCGCGAGCTGTCCGACGCGCGGGCTCAGCCCGACGCGGCCCCGTCCCATGGCACGTCGGTCGAGCTGGCGCTCTGGCGGATCGACGGTGCCACGCAGCGCTCGCTCCGGCAGCTCGGCCCCCATGTCAACGCCGACCTGGACGGCATCCTCACCGATTTCTACGGCTTCCTGAAGCGCTTTCCCGAGACGGCGGAGCTGATCGCGGCGGAGGGCATGGTCACCCGCCTGATCTGCGCCCAGCAGGACCATTGGCACAAGCTGTTCGTCGAGGGCATCGACGCCGGGTACGTGGAGCGGGTTCAGCGGATCGGGTCGGCCCACCACCGGGTCGGGCTGAAGCCGCGGTTCTACCTCTCGGCCTATTCCTTCATCCTGGAGCGGCTGGTCCGCTCGGTGATCGAGCGCAACCGCTGGAGCCGGCACGCCGCGGCCGACCAGGCGGCGACGCTGATCCGCACCCTCCTGATGGAGGCGGAGCTGGCGCTCTCCGTCTATACCCACACGACGACCGAGCAGCACGTGACCGACGAGCTGCTCGACCTCGCCGACACCTTCGAGCAGGAGCTGGACGACGCGGTCCAGCTGGTCCGCCGCAAGGCGGAGGCGATGGAGAGGGCCTCGACCGAGGTGCTGGGCGCCGCCCGCATGGTCAGCGAGGACGGCGGCCACGTCGCCGAGGCGTCCCACGAGGCCGACGTCAATGCCCAGACCATCGCCGCCGCCACCCAGGAGCTTTCCGCTTCCATCGCCGAGATCTCGCGTCAGGTGGACCGCTCGACCGGGGCCGCCCAAGACGCCACTATCCGGTCCCAGGCCGCCCGCGACATCGCCAACAACCTGACCGACGTGTCCGACAGGATCGGCTCGATCGCCTCGCTGATCGAGAAGATCGCCAAGGAAACCCGCCTGCTCGCGCTCAACGCCAGCATCGAGGCGGCGCGCGCCGGCGAGGCAGGGCGCGGCTTCTCCGTCGTCGCGAACGAGGTCAAGCTGCTGGCCGACCAGACGAACCATGCCACGTGCAATATCCGGTCCGAGATCCAGTCCATGCAGAAGGCCATCGGCGACACGGTCAGCGCGATCGCCGACGTGGCCGGCCGGGTCGAGCTGGTCAACGACACCATCACCGCCATCGCCTCCGCCGTGGTCGAGCAGGACGCTGTCACCCAGGACATCGCCCAGACCGTGACCCAGACGGCCGACAGCGTGCGCCGGGTGCACGAGCGGATCGGCAGCGTCGCCACCCAGGCGGGACTGACCACAACGGTATCGACCCAGCTGCGCAACAACACGACCGAACTGGTCGAGCAGGTCGTCAACATCGAGAAGCGGGTGATCTCCAGCCTGCGCAACTCCCGCTTCGCCGAGCGCCGGCGCGCGATGCGCGTCACCGTGGACATAAAGACCGAATGCCGGATCGACGGGCGGACGGTGCCGGCCTGCGTCGAGAACATCTCCAGCGGCGGCGCCCAGGTCCGCCTGGCCGCCGGGACCGCCGCGCAGGGGAGCCTCGTCTCCTTCGACCTGCCGGGCATCGGCGAGGTCGCGGCCAAGGCGACGACCATCGAGGGGGAAGTGCTCCATGTCCATTTCGAGGACCTCGACCCTGCCGTCCAGGCCGCGCTGGCCGAGGCGCTGGACCGCTGGCACCGGGGCGACGAGGCGCTGATCCAGACCGTGCAGGCGGCGGCGCGCCAGATCTCCGGCCTGTTCGACGACACCATCGACGAGGGTGGCATCAGCGCCGCGGCGATGTTCTCCACCGCCTACCAGCCGATCCCCGGGACCGATCCCCAGCAGTACCTGACCGCCTACACCGACCTGTGCGACCGCCTGCTGCCGCCGATCCAGGAAGCTGTGCTCCAGAAGGAGACGCGGATCGATTTCTGCGTCGCGGTGGACCGCAACGGCTATCTGCCGACCCACAACCTCAAATATTCGCAGCCCCAGCGGCCGGGCGAGCCGGCCTGGAACACCGCCAACTGCCGCAACCGCCGCCTGTTCGACGATTTCACCGGCATCGCCGCCGCCCGCAGCCGAGCGCCGGCCCTGGTCCAGACCTATCGCCGCGACATGGGCGGCGGCAGGTTCCTGCTGCTGAAGGACGTCAGCGCCCCGATCCTGGTCCATGGCCGCCATTGGGGCGCCCTGCGGCTGGGCTGCCGGCCGACTTGA
- a CDS encoding adenosine deaminase, translated as MTMPGIPKAELHVHLEGTATPELVRALAERNGMALPPGLFTEAGHFAWTDFLHFLKVYDDAASAIRTARDYRDVTYDYLRRCAAEGAVYVEVMSSPDHARMAGLSFQDHLDGIVQGFEDARADFGIEARLIVTCVRHFGVERGLEVARACARHRHPLLTGFGMGGDENHLSAADFAPVFTIARNDAGLGCTVHAGESAGPESVRDALDHLPVSRIGHGVRSIEDADLIRRIAGEGIVLEVCPTSNIRTAVYGSYADHPLDRLRAAGCAVTLNSDDPPYFATTLGGEYEVAAEAFGWGEEYLRNATVTALEAAFLDAETRGRLLGPIKSAGSPAAGRPNGGHGPGSGR; from the coding sequence ATGACCATGCCGGGTATTCCCAAGGCCGAGCTTCACGTCCATCTGGAAGGGACCGCCACGCCGGAGCTGGTCCGGGCGCTGGCGGAGCGCAACGGCATGGCCCTGCCGCCTGGGCTCTTCACGGAGGCGGGCCACTTCGCCTGGACCGACTTCCTGCATTTCCTGAAGGTCTACGACGACGCCGCGTCCGCGATCCGCACCGCGCGGGACTATCGCGACGTCACATACGATTACCTGCGCCGCTGCGCCGCCGAGGGCGCCGTCTATGTGGAGGTGATGTCGTCGCCCGACCACGCGAGGATGGCCGGCCTGTCGTTCCAGGACCACCTGGACGGCATCGTCCAGGGGTTCGAGGACGCCCGCGCCGATTTCGGCATCGAGGCCCGGCTGATCGTCACCTGCGTGCGCCATTTCGGCGTCGAGCGCGGGCTGGAGGTCGCCAGAGCCTGCGCCCGGCACCGGCACCCGCTGCTGACCGGCTTCGGCATGGGCGGCGACGAGAACCACCTGTCCGCCGCCGATTTCGCCCCGGTCTTCACCATCGCCCGGAACGACGCCGGCCTGGGCTGCACCGTCCATGCCGGCGAGTCCGCCGGGCCGGAGAGCGTGCGCGACGCCCTGGACCACCTGCCGGTCAGCCGGATCGGCCACGGCGTCCGCTCGATCGAGGACGCCGACCTGATCCGCCGGATCGCCGGCGAGGGCATCGTGCTGGAGGTCTGCCCGACCAGCAACATCCGCACCGCGGTGTACGGCTCCTACGCCGACCACCCGCTGGACCGCCTGCGCGCGGCCGGCTGCGCCGTCACGCTGAACAGCGACGACCCGCCCTATTTCGCGACCACCCTGGGCGGCGAATACGAGGTCGCGGCGGAGGCGTTCGGCTGGGGTGAGGAGTACCTGCGCAATGCGACGGTGACGGCGCTGGAAGCGGCCTTCCTGGACGCCGAAACGCGCGGCCGGCTGCTCGGGCCGATCAAGTCGGCCGGCAGCCCAGCCGCAGGGCGCCCCAATGGCGGCCATGGACCAGGATCGGGGCGCTGA
- a CDS encoding DMT family transporter yields the protein MARETGSAQGEILRGICLLTLALVAFAVMDVLIKWLSASYGTFQIVFFRSVFGLLPLCVLVATSGGIRLLRTSRPGGHVLRSLVGASALVCFFYAFKHMPLADVYAIHFAGPLFLTALSGPMLGEHVGWRRWSAVGVGFLGVVVMLQPGSGMFTPVALVPLLGAVFYAFAMIFVRKLSRTETNAAIVCYFTLTGVAVGAIGMAADWRTPDLPGFGLLAAVGILGGVAQIMMTQAFRSAPAAVLAPFEYTAMIWAVLFGYLVFADVPTSAVITGALIVSASGLYILHRETRRQPRPVIEATEKAVVP from the coding sequence GTGGCCCGGGAAACAGGAAGCGCCCAGGGGGAGATCCTGCGCGGGATCTGCCTGCTGACCCTGGCGCTGGTGGCCTTCGCCGTGATGGACGTGCTGATCAAGTGGCTGTCGGCCAGCTACGGCACGTTCCAGATCGTGTTCTTCCGCTCGGTGTTCGGCCTGCTGCCGCTCTGCGTGCTGGTGGCGACCTCGGGCGGCATCCGCCTGCTGCGGACGTCCCGTCCGGGCGGGCACGTGCTGCGGTCGCTGGTCGGCGCCAGCGCGCTGGTCTGCTTCTTCTATGCCTTCAAGCACATGCCGCTGGCCGACGTCTACGCGATCCATTTCGCGGGGCCGCTGTTCCTGACGGCGCTGTCCGGCCCGATGCTGGGCGAACATGTCGGCTGGCGCCGCTGGAGCGCCGTCGGGGTCGGCTTCCTCGGTGTCGTCGTGATGCTCCAGCCCGGCAGCGGCATGTTCACCCCGGTGGCGCTGGTGCCGCTGCTGGGGGCCGTGTTCTACGCCTTCGCCATGATCTTCGTGCGGAAGCTGAGCCGGACCGAGACCAATGCGGCGATCGTCTGCTACTTCACGCTGACCGGCGTCGCGGTCGGGGCGATCGGCATGGCCGCGGACTGGCGGACGCCCGACCTGCCCGGGTTCGGCCTGCTGGCGGCCGTCGGCATCCTGGGCGGCGTCGCGCAGATCATGATGACCCAGGCCTTCCGCTCGGCCCCCGCCGCCGTGCTGGCGCCGTTCGAGTACACGGCGATGATCTGGGCAGTCCTGTTCGGTTACCTGGTGTTCGCCGACGTGCCGACCTCGGCGGTGATCACCGGCGCCCTGATCGTCTCGGCCAGCGGCCTCTATATCCTTCACCGGGAGACCCGCCGGCAGCCCCGGCCGGTCATCGAAGCCACAGAGAAAGCCGTGGTGCCATGA
- the deoA gene encoding thymidine phosphorylase — MLPQEIIRKKRDGGTLSDAEITGFIEGVTAGSVTEGQIAAFCMAVFFRKMGLEERVALTRAMTRSGTVLDWKPLGLPGPVLDKHSTGGVGDKVSLILAPVVAACGGFVPMISGRGLGHTGGTLDKLDSIPGYVSLPDRPTLERVVRDVGCAIIGATDAFAPADKRVYAVRDITATVESLDLITASILSKKLAAGLDALVMDVKFGSGAFMREFDDALALADSIATVATGAGMPTVALLTDMNQVLGRTAGNALEVRESIDLLTGAGHDGRLYEVTAGLSAELLVLGGLARDTDAARVMVDEAISTGRAAERFAAMVAALGGPADLLENPDIHLAEAPFLREVRIRDEGFVTAVDTRALGVAVVALGGGRTRVQDPIDPAVGLSDVAGLGTPTGPHAAPLAIVHARTEEAAEAAAGAVRAAFAVGHSAPAPVPPIARRLAR; from the coding sequence ATGCTTCCTCAGGAAATCATCCGCAAGAAGCGGGACGGCGGCACCCTTTCCGACGCCGAGATCACGGGCTTCATCGAGGGCGTCACCGCCGGGTCGGTGACCGAGGGGCAGATCGCCGCCTTCTGCATGGCCGTGTTCTTCCGCAAGATGGGCCTGGAGGAGCGGGTCGCCCTGACCCGCGCCATGACCCGTTCCGGCACCGTACTGGATTGGAAGCCGCTCGGCCTGCCCGGCCCGGTCCTGGACAAGCACTCGACCGGCGGGGTCGGCGACAAGGTCAGCCTGATCCTGGCCCCCGTGGTCGCCGCCTGCGGCGGGTTCGTGCCGATGATCTCGGGCCGCGGCCTCGGCCATACCGGGGGCACCCTGGACAAGCTGGACAGCATCCCCGGATACGTCTCCCTGCCCGACCGGCCGACGCTGGAGCGGGTGGTCCGCGACGTGGGCTGCGCCATCATCGGGGCGACCGACGCCTTCGCGCCGGCGGACAAGCGCGTCTATGCCGTCCGCGACATCACCGCGACGGTCGAGTCGCTGGACCTGATCACCGCCTCGATCCTGTCGAAGAAGCTGGCGGCGGGACTGGACGCTTTGGTCATGGACGTGAAGTTCGGCTCCGGCGCCTTCATGAGGGAGTTCGACGACGCGCTGGCGCTAGCCGACAGCATCGCCACGGTCGCCACCGGCGCCGGCATGCCGACGGTGGCGCTGCTGACCGACATGAACCAGGTGCTGGGCCGCACCGCCGGCAACGCCTTGGAAGTGCGGGAGTCGATCGACCTGCTGACGGGAGCGGGCCATGACGGGCGCCTGTACGAGGTGACCGCCGGCCTCTCCGCCGAGCTGCTGGTGCTGGGCGGCCTGGCGCGCGACACGGACGCCGCCCGCGTGATGGTGGACGAGGCGATCTCCACCGGCAGGGCGGCGGAGCGGTTCGCCGCCATGGTCGCGGCGCTGGGCGGTCCGGCAGACCTGCTGGAGAACCCCGACATCCACCTTGCGGAAGCGCCGTTCCTGCGGGAGGTCCGCATCCGCGACGAGGGTTTCGTCACCGCCGTTGACACGCGCGCGCTGGGCGTCGCGGTGGTGGCGCTGGGCGGCGGCCGGACCCGCGTCCAGGACCCGATCGACCCGGCGGTCGGACTGTCCGACGTCGCGGGCCTGGGCACGCCGACCGGCCCGCACGCCGCGCCGCTGGCCATCGTGCATGCCAGGACCGAGGAAGCCGCCGAGGCCGCGGCCGGCGCGGTCCGCGCCGCCTTCGCCGTGGGACACTCCGCCCCGGCGCCGGTGCCGCCGATCGCCCGTCGGCTGGCGCGCTAG
- the deoC gene encoding deoxyribose-phosphate aldolase has translation MTTVDAAARALPLLDLTSLNDDDTDERIAALCARAVTPAGSVAAVCIYPRFIPVAKRLLENKGVAIATVVNFPGGDAPAAEVAADTRAAIAAGADEIDVVLPWRAFMAGERTVPHDLLRACREACGDGILMKVILETGGLADAGLIEQAGRDAVAAGADFLKTSTGKLQPAATLEAAAILLAVIRDCGRPVGFKAAGGIRDTAGATSYLHLADTVMGPGWATPATFRFGASGLLDALLADLGHGATGQKPSSGY, from the coding sequence GTGACGACAGTGGATGCGGCGGCACGGGCACTGCCCCTGCTGGACCTGACCAGCCTGAACGACGACGACACCGATGAGCGGATCGCGGCGCTGTGCGCGCGGGCGGTGACTCCAGCCGGCAGCGTCGCCGCCGTCTGCATCTATCCGCGGTTCATTCCGGTCGCGAAACGGCTTCTGGAAAACAAGGGCGTCGCCATCGCCACCGTGGTCAATTTCCCGGGTGGCGACGCCCCCGCCGCCGAGGTCGCCGCGGATACCCGCGCCGCGATCGCCGCCGGGGCGGACGAGATCGACGTGGTGCTGCCCTGGCGCGCCTTCATGGCGGGGGAGCGGACGGTTCCCCACGACCTGCTGCGCGCCTGCCGGGAAGCCTGCGGCGACGGGATCCTCATGAAGGTGATCCTGGAGACCGGCGGCTTGGCCGACGCCGGCCTGATCGAGCAGGCCGGCCGCGACGCGGTGGCAGCCGGGGCCGACTTCCTGAAGACCTCCACCGGCAAGCTCCAGCCGGCGGCGACCTTGGAAGCGGCGGCGATCCTGCTGGCTGTCATCCGCGACTGCGGGCGGCCGGTAGGTTTCAAGGCGGCGGGCGGCATCCGCGACACCGCCGGGGCCACCTCCTACCTGCATCTGGCGGATACCGTCATGGGGCCGGGCTGGGCCACGCCGGCCACTTTCCGCTTCGGCGCCAGCGGGCTGCTGGACGCGCTGCTGGCCGACCTGGGCCACGGCGCGACCGGGCAGAAGCCTTCCAGCGGTTATTAG
- a CDS encoding purine-nucleoside phosphorylase: protein MEGAATPHDAAAVIAGRAPGFTPRVGIVLGSGLGGLADRIADAVAISYADLPGFPRPGVHGHAGRLVLGTLGGQNVACMQGRVHLYEGAGPAAIRLPIRALKLAGCETLFLTCAAGSLRTEVGPGRLMAITDHINMQGTNPLVGPNDDEFGPRFPGLKDAWDPALTGHLAATAAGLGIDLAQGIYAAWLGPCFETPAEVRMLKALGADAVGMSTVPDCIVARHCGLTVVGCAVITNLGVGLGDGEVSHDQTLRSAASAAADLERLVVGFLEGLDR from the coding sequence ATGGAAGGGGCGGCCACTCCCCACGATGCCGCTGCCGTCATCGCGGGACGGGCGCCGGGGTTCACGCCCCGGGTCGGCATCGTGCTCGGCTCCGGCCTGGGCGGGCTGGCGGACCGGATCGCGGATGCGGTCGCGATCTCCTACGCCGACCTGCCCGGCTTCCCGCGTCCCGGCGTCCACGGCCATGCCGGGCGGCTGGTGCTGGGCACCCTGGGCGGGCAGAATGTCGCCTGCATGCAGGGGCGCGTCCACCTGTACGAGGGCGCGGGGCCTGCGGCGATCCGGCTGCCGATCCGGGCGCTGAAGCTGGCCGGCTGCGAGACGCTGTTCCTGACCTGCGCCGCCGGGTCGCTCCGGACCGAGGTCGGCCCTGGCCGGCTGATGGCGATCACCGACCACATCAACATGCAGGGCACCAACCCGCTGGTCGGCCCCAACGACGACGAATTCGGCCCCCGGTTCCCCGGGCTGAAGGACGCCTGGGACCCCGCCCTGACCGGGCATCTGGCCGCGACGGCGGCGGGGCTGGGGATCGACCTCGCCCAGGGGATCTACGCGGCCTGGCTCGGCCCCTGCTTCGAGACCCCGGCGGAGGTCCGGATGCTGAAGGCCCTGGGCGCCGACGCGGTCGGCATGTCCACCGTGCCGGACTGCATCGTCGCCCGCCACTGCGGGTTGACGGTCGTGGGCTGCGCGGTCATCACCAACCTGGGCGTTGGCCTGGGAGACGGCGAGGTCAGCCACGACCAGACCCTGCGCTCGGCCGCCTCGGCGGCGGCGGACCTGGAGCGGCTGGTGGTTGGATTCCTGGAAGGATTGGACCGGTGA
- the cdd gene encoding cytidine deaminase, producing MSSLDTMIPLAREAMRRAYAPYSNFPVGACLRTDGGRLYAAANVENAAYPQGQCAEASAIGMMVAGGDRRIVEVVVMGGTPGDGMLCTPCGGCRQRLREFCAPDVQIHVCGPEGLRRTVTLEELLPLSFGPENLSF from the coding sequence ATGAGCAGTCTCGACACCATGATCCCGCTGGCGCGCGAGGCGATGCGGCGGGCCTATGCGCCCTATTCCAACTTCCCGGTCGGCGCCTGCCTGCGCACCGACGGCGGCCGGCTCTACGCCGCCGCCAACGTGGAGAACGCGGCCTATCCGCAGGGCCAGTGCGCCGAGGCCAGCGCCATCGGCATGATGGTCGCGGGCGGCGACCGGCGGATCGTCGAGGTGGTGGTGATGGGCGGCACGCCCGGCGACGGCATGCTCTGCACCCCGTGCGGCGGCTGCCGCCAGCGCCTGCGGGAATTCTGCGCGCCGGACGTCCAGATCCATGTCTGCGGGCCGGAAGGGCTGCGCCGGACGGTGACGCTGGAGGAACTGCTGCCGCTGTCCTTCGGCCCCGAGAACCTGAGCTTCTGA
- a CDS encoding ABC transporter permease: MDYLTLLSVLDGTVRTAAPLVLAALAGLFAERSGVVDIGLEGKMLAGAFAAAAAASVTGSPWLGLFAAIGAGILLSMVHAYATVTHHGNQVVSGMAINILVAGLTPTLAFAWFQQGGQTPILQSGERFESIALPLADTLGGAVPVLGPLYREVISGHNILVYAAALAVPAAAWVVYRSRFGLRLRAVGENPSAVDTAGISVAGLRYQALVICGALTGAAGAYLSTAQGAGFVRDMTAGMGYLALAALIFGKWRPAPTLFACLLFALADAVQIRLQGVAIPGIGIIPVQFIQMLPYVLTVLLLAGFVGKAVAPKASGIAYVKER; this comes from the coding sequence ATGGATTACCTCACCCTCCTCTCGGTCCTGGACGGCACGGTGCGGACCGCGGCGCCGCTGGTGCTGGCCGCCCTGGCCGGGCTGTTCGCCGAACGCTCCGGCGTGGTCGATATCGGGCTGGAAGGCAAGATGCTGGCCGGGGCCTTCGCGGCCGCCGCCGCGGCCTCCGTCACCGGGAGCCCGTGGCTGGGGCTGTTTGCTGCGATCGGCGCCGGCATCCTGCTGTCCATGGTCCACGCCTATGCCACGGTCACCCACCATGGCAACCAGGTGGTCAGCGGCATGGCGATCAATATCCTGGTCGCCGGGCTGACCCCCACCCTCGCCTTCGCCTGGTTCCAGCAGGGCGGCCAGACGCCGATCCTCCAGTCGGGGGAACGGTTCGAATCCATCGCCCTGCCCCTGGCCGACACGCTGGGCGGTGCCGTCCCGGTGCTGGGTCCCCTCTACCGGGAGGTGATCAGCGGGCATAACATATTGGTGTATGCGGCGGCGCTGGCGGTGCCGGCCGCGGCCTGGGTGGTCTACCGCTCCCGCTTCGGGCTGCGGCTGAGGGCGGTCGGCGAGAATCCCAGCGCGGTGGACACCGCCGGGATCTCGGTGGCTGGGCTGCGCTACCAGGCGCTGGTGATCTGCGGCGCGCTGACCGGGGCGGCGGGCGCCTATCTCTCGACCGCGCAGGGGGCGGGGTTCGTGCGCGACATGACCGCGGGGATGGGTTATCTGGCGCTGGCGGCGCTGATCTTCGGCAAATGGCGGCCGGCCCCGACGCTGTTCGCCTGCCTGCTGTTCGCGCTGGCCGACGCGGTCCAGATCCGGCTCCAGGGCGTCGCCATCCCCGGGATCGGGATCATCCCGGTGCAGTTCATCCAGATGCTGCCCTATGTGCTGACCGTGCTGCTGCTGGCGGGATTCGTCGGCAAGGCGGTGGCGCCGAAGGCCAGCGGCATAGCTTACGTGAAGGAACGATGA